TAACTCATAAGATAAGCAATCCCACTTATGGTTACTCCATAAAAAATAATGGGTTTTCTATCTAAGAGAGTTGTTAAAGTATTATTTACTACAGTAGTTCCGGTAGCTATAATAATATCTGACCAACATACTATCTCTTCTGTATGAGAAGCATCCTCTATGGTAACGCCATTTTTTTTAAGACCTATATTGTCCTTATCCAAATCTACTACCCTAATCTCGAAATCTGTTAACAGTGATTCAACTATCGCTGGTTGCAATCCAATAAACGCAATTTTAGGATTACCATAATTTACCAAAATATAATCTTTAAAACGAGCAGCGCATTCTGTGGGTTCCTTATCCTTACAATGAATAGTATTTTCGATATACCCTAAATAACGTAATACAGCATTAATACTGGAGACCAAAACAGCTCTTTGAAAATTGTCAATAAGCGGCAATAGGAAAATCTCCCTTAAAGTCCCCTTGAAATTACCGGGCATATCAGTATAGGCTTGCCCCATACTCCCTCTAAAATCGGCTTGCAACATCATTTCTTTCCCTTTTAATAAAGGAAAATCTTTCCTTTCTGGATTTCCTATGGCTTCCCCAGGATTAAGAGGCCTTACCTTTAACACATTTATTTCAGATGACCATAAATCATCATCTAATATAATTTTATAAAATTTTTCTTTAACTGTTTTTAATAAATCCATAATTTCAAATTCCTTTTTAATACTTATTATCAGGTAGGTTAATTTACTTTCCAAAATAGCAAAATGGGTAATGACAGGTAGTACAAGTAGAGCAAAAACCACCTTCGCCCATTTTTACAAAGTCTTTTTTAGATAATATTTCACCTGCGAATATCCTTGGTAAAACAATATCTAAAATGGTATTCGCATAAAATAAGGAAGCACCCGGAATACCTATCAATATTATTTTCCCTAAATAAGCTAACAAAAACATATTACCCGGCTGTACTGGAACACCATAAGTAACAATCCTTGCTCCGCTATCCTTTATAGCGCCGGGTGTCAGATCATCAGGATCCACAGACATACCACCGCTTAAAGCAATCAAATCAATATCTTTTTTAGTAAAAAATCTTATAGCTCCTATAATCTCCTCTTTTTTATCTTCACAGAAAATTTGTTGCTGTACATCTGCTCCAAAGTGAGAAAATTTCTTCCTTAACAGTGGTCCGAATCCGTCTTCAATCAGTCCCTTATAGACCTCGTTACCGGTAGTAATAATACCCACTCTTAAAGGCTTATATTGTTGCACTAAAAAAACTGCTCCTTCTTGCTGACCTAATAATTCTACTTTCTTGATACTTTTTTCCGAAATAGAAAGTGGAACAATCCGCACACCTGCTAATCCTTGACTTTTTTCCACCGCAAAATTATTGGGTAAACTGGCAATGGTAATATTTTTGATAGAATTTATCTGATAGAGTAGTTTACTTCTAACCTTAAATAATCCTTTAGTCTGTGATTTTAAAGTAATTTTTCCTTCTACAGGCTCTTGAAAGGTAATATTTTCTCCGGATACTGCTTTAGATATTCTTAAAGCAGCTTCATTTTCATGAATT
This genomic interval from Atribacterota bacterium contains the following:
- a CDS encoding DUF364 domain-containing protein, with product MDLLKTVKEKFYKIILDDDLWSSEINVLKVRPLNPGEAIGNPERKDFPLLKGKEMMLQADFRGSMGQAYTDMPGNFKGTLREIFLLPLIDNFQRAVLVSSINAVLRYLGYIENTIHCKDKEPTECAARFKDYILVNYGNPKIAFIGLQPAIVESLLTDFEIRVVDLDKDNIGLKKNGVTIEDASHTEEIVCWSDIIIATGTTVVNNTLTTLLDRKPIIFYGVTISGIAYLMSYKQCCFCSH
- a CDS encoding molybdopterin-binding protein, giving the protein MKKVPIEKAIGMKLCHDITQIVPGKFKGPLFCKGHIIREEDIGELRKIGKEHLYIWHPKPGEIHENEAALRISKAVSGENITFQEPVEGKITLKSQTKGLFKVRSKLLYQINSIKNITIASLPNNFAVEKSQGLAGVRIVPLSISEKSIKKVELLGQQEGAVFLVQQYKPLRVGIITTGNEVYKGLIEDGFGPLLRKKFSHFGADVQQQIFCEDKKEEIIGAIRFFTKKDIDLIALSGGMSVDPDDLTPGAIKDSGARIVTYGVPVQPGNMFLLAYLGKIILIGIPGASLFYANTILDIVLPRIFAGEILSKKDFVKMGEGGFCSTCTTCHYPFCYFGK